One segment of Prionailurus bengalensis isolate Pbe53 chromosome X, Fcat_Pben_1.1_paternal_pri, whole genome shotgun sequence DNA contains the following:
- the ALAS2 gene encoding 5-aminolevulinate synthase, erythroid-specific, mitochondrial isoform X1, with amino-acid sequence MPGPDSQHPPVVRSFVLSAGQQDFGLSMVAAVMLLQCCPVFSRGHIGLLGKMIKTHQFLFGIGRCPILTTQGQTSSQIHLKATKAGRDSPSWAKSHCPFMLSELQDGKSKIVQKAAPEVQEDVKTFKTDLHSSLASTSLRNPLSSLPEPELISEKVTHLVQNNMVGNDVFDYDQFFRHKIMEKKQDHTYRVFKTVNRWADAYPFAQHFSEASVASKDVSVWCSNDYLGMSRHPRVLQATQETLQRHGAGAGGTRNISGTSKFHVELEQELAELHQKDAALLFSSCFVANDSTLFTLAKILPGCTIYSDAGNHASMIQGIRNSGAAKFVFRHNDPDHLKKLLKESNPKIPKIVAFETVHSMDGAICPLEELCDVAHQYGALTFVDEVHAVGLYGSRGAGIGERDGVMHKIDIVSGTLGKAFGCVGGYIASSSDLVDMIRSYAAGFIFTTSLPPMVLSGALESVQLLKGEEGQALRRAHQRNVKHMRQLLMDRGLPVIPCPSHIIPIRVGDAALNSKICDLLLSKHGIYVQAINYPTVPRGEELLRLAPSPHHSPQMMDDFVEKLLVAWTEVGLPLQDVSMAACNFCHRPVHFELMSEWERSYFGNMGPQYVTTYA; translated from the exons ATGCCAGGTCCTGACTCACAGCACCCACCCGTCGTTCGTTCGTTCGTCCTCAGTGCAGGGCAACAG GACTTCGGGCTCAGTATGGTAGCAGCAGTCATGTTGCTACAGTGCTGTCCGGTGTTTTCCCGGGGCCACATAGGCCTCCTGGGCAAGATGATAAAGACTCACCAGTTCCTGTTTGGTATTGGACGCTGTCCTATCCTGACCACCCAAGGACAAACTAGTTCTCAAATCCACCTTAAGGCAACCAAGGCTGGAAGAG ACTCTCCATCTTGGGCCAAGAGCCACTGTCCCTTTATGCTGTCAGAACTCCAGGATGGGAAGAGCAAGATTGTGCAGAAGGCAGCTCCAGAAGTCCAGGAGGATGTAAAGACTTTCAAGACAG ACCTGCACAGCTCCCTGGCCTCAACCAGCCTAAGAAATCCATTGTCCAGTCTTCCGGAGCCAGAGCTAATTTCAGAAAAGGTCACACACCTGGTTCAGAACaacatggttg GGAACGATGTTTTTGATTATGACCAGTTTTTCAGGCACAAGATCATGGAGAAGAAACAGGACCACACCTACCGTGTGTTCAAGACTGTAAACCGCTGGGCTGATGCATACCCCTTTGCCCAACACTTTTCTGAGGCCTCTGTGGCCTCAAAGGATGTGTCTGTCTGGTGCAGTAATGATTATCTAGGCATGAGCCGACACCCTCGGGTTTTGCAAGCTACACA GGAGACCCTGCAGCGTCATGGAGCTGGAGCTGGTGGTACTCGCAATATCTCAGGTACCAGTAAGTTTCATGTGGAGCTGGAGCAGGAGCTGGCTGAGCTGCACCAAAAAGACGCAGCCCTactcttctcttcctgctttgtgGCCAATGACTCTACTCTATTCACCCTGGCAAAGATCCTGCCAG GGTGCACGATTTACTCAGATGCAGGCAATCATGCTTCAATGATCCAAGGTATCCGCAACAGTGGAGCAGCCAAGTTTGTCTTCAGGCACAATGACCCTGACCACCTGAAGAAACTTCTAAAAGAGTCCAACCCTAAGATACCTAAAATTGTGGCCTTTGAGACCGTTCACTCCATGGATG GTGCCATCTGTCCCCTTGAGGAGTTGTGTGATGTGGCCCACCAGTACGGAGCTCTGACCTTCGTGGATGAGGTTCACGCTGTAGGACTATATGGGTCCCGGGGTGCTGGGATTGGGGAGCGTGATGGAGTTATGCACAAGATTGACATTGTCTCTGGAACTCTTG GCAAGGCCTTTGGCTGTGTGGGGGGCTACATCGCCAGCTCCAGTGACTTGGTGGACATGATACGCTCCTATGCTGCTGGCTTCATCTTCACCACCTCACTCCCTCCCATGGTGCTCTCTGGAGCTCTGGAATCTGTGCAGCTTCTCAAGGGAGAGGAGGGCCAAGCCCTGAGGCGAGCCCACCAGCGAAATGTCAAGCACATGCGCCAGCTACTAATGGACAGGGGACTTCCTGTcatcccctgccccagccacatCATCCCTATCCGG GTGGGTGATGCAGCATTGAACAGCAAGATCTGTGATCTCCTGCTCTCCAAGCATGGTATCTATGTGCAGGCCATCAACTACCCAACTGTCCCCCGAGGTGAAGAGCTGCTGCGCCtggcaccctccccccaccacagccCTCAGATGATGGATGACTTTGTGG AGAAGCTGCTGGTAGCCTGGACTGAGGTGGGGCTGCCTCTCCAGGATGTGTCTATGGCTGCCTGCAATTTCTGTCACCGGCCTGTGCACTTTGAGCTTATGAGTGAGTGGGAACGCTCCTACTTTGGAAACATGGGGCCCCAGTATGTCACCACCTATGCCTGA
- the APEX2 gene encoding LOW QUALITY PROTEIN: DNA-(apurinic or apyrimidinic site) endonuclease 2 (The sequence of the model RefSeq protein was modified relative to this genomic sequence to represent the inferred CDS: inserted 1 base in 1 codon): MLRVVSWNVNGIRSPLQGMIYEEPSNYAAMVVGRILDKLDADIVCFQETKVTRDVLTEPLAITEGYNSYFSFSRSRSGYSGVATFCKDSATPVAAEEGLSGLLATQKGDVGCYGNMDEFTQEELRALDSEGRALLTQHKIRQPLSGIHMVWGXESLEMTFLAGGRSLLPSTWEGKEKILTLINVYCPHADPGKPERLAFKMRFYSLLKIRAEALLAAGSHVIILGDLNTAHRPIDHWDAVNLECFEEDPGRKWMDGLLSSLGCQTGSHVGPFIDSYRCFQPKQEGAFTCWSAVSGARHLNYGSRLDYVLGDRTLVIDTFQDSFLLPEVMGSDHCPVGAVLSVSSVPAKECPPLCTRFLPEFAGTQLKIRRFLVRLKDPVFRHSALKLNNKTQVQMHQNKARVRSTRPRPSQAGSSRGQKNLTSYFQPSSSHPQASPNLELPSVGALVTPKTSEKEVMAKVVEGQASASEAKDEKEIWTSFWKSVLGGPLSMPLCRGHREPCVRRTVKKPGPNLGRHFYICARPQGPPTDPSSRCNFFLWSRPS; this comes from the exons TTCAGGAGACGAAAGTGACCA ggGATGTGCTGACAGAGCCTCTGGCTATCACTGAGGGCTATAACTCCTATTTCAGCTTCAGCCGCAGCCGCAGTGGCTATTCTG GTGTAGCCACCTTCTGTAAGGACAGCGCTACCCCTGTGGCTGCTGAAGAAGGCCTCAGTGGCCTACTTGCCACCCAGAAGGGGGACGTGGGTTGCTATGGAAACATGGACGAATTCACCCAGGAGGAGCTTCGGGCTCTGGATAGTGAGGGCCGGGCCCTTCTCACACAGCACAAAATCCG ACAGCCATTAAGTGGAATCCACATGGTATGGG GGGAAAGCTTGGAAATGACCTTTTTGGCTGGGGGGCGGTCTCTTCTCCCCAGCacatgggaagggaaagagaagatctTGACCCTAATCAACGTGTACTGCCCCCACGCGGACCCTGGGAAACCTGAGCGGCTGGCATTTAAGATGCGCTTCTATAGCTTGCTGAAGATCCGAGCAGAAGCCCTCCTGGCAGCTGGCAG CCATGTGATCATTCTTGGTGACCTGAATACAGCCCACCGCCCCATTGACCACTGGGATGCAGTCAACCTG GAATGCTTTGAAGAGGACCCAGGGCGCAAGTGGATGGACGGCTTGCTCAGTAGCCTGGGATGCCAGACTGGGTCTCATGTGGGGCCATTCATTGATAGCTACCGCTGCTTCCAGCCAAAGCAGGAGGGGGCATTCACCTGCTGGTCAGCAGTCAGTGGTGCCCGGCATTTGAATTATGGCTCCCGGCTTGACTATGTGCTGGGGGACCGGACCCTGGTAATAGACACTTTCCAGGACTCCTTCCTACTGCCTGAGGTGATGGGTTCTGACCATTGCCCTGTGGGTGCAGTCTTGAGTGTGTCCTCTGTGCCAGCAAAAGAGTGCCCACCTCTGTGTACCCGCTTCCTCCCTGAGTTTGCAGGCACCCAGCTCAAGATCCGTCGCTTCCTAGTTCGTCTCAAAGATCCTGTGTTCAGGCATTCAGCActgaaactcaacaataaaacCCAGGTACAAATGCACCAAAACAAAGCCCGTGTGCGCTCAACCAGGCCTCGGCCAAGTCAAGCTGGCTCCAGCAGAGGCCAAAAAAACCTGACAAGCTACTTCCAGCCATCTTCCAGCCATCCCCAAGCTTCTCCTAACTTGGAACTTCCTAGTGTGGGTGCCCTCGTGACCCCAAAGACATCAGAAAAGGAGGTGATGGCCAAAGTGGTAGAGGGGCAGGCCAGTGCTTCAGAGGCCAAGGATGAGAAGGAGATATGGACCTCTTTTTGGAAGTCTGTGCTAGGGGGGCCCTTGTCCATGCCCCTCTGTAGGGGCCACAGGGAGCCATGTGTGAGGCGAACTGTGAAGAAGCCAGGACCCAACCTGGGCCGCCACTTCTATATCTGTGCCAGGCCCCAGGGTCCTCCCACTGACCCTTCCTCCCGCTGCAACTTCTTTCTCTGGAGCAGGCCCAGCTGA
- the ALAS2 gene encoding 5-aminolevulinate synthase, erythroid-specific, mitochondrial isoform X2: MPGPDSQHPPVVRSFVLSAGQQDFGLSMVAAVMLLQCCPVFSRGHIGLLGKMIKTHQFLFGIGRCPILTTQGQTSSQIHLKATKAGRDSPSWAKSHCPFMLSELQDGKSKIVQKAAPEVQEDVKTFKTGNDVFDYDQFFRHKIMEKKQDHTYRVFKTVNRWADAYPFAQHFSEASVASKDVSVWCSNDYLGMSRHPRVLQATQETLQRHGAGAGGTRNISGTSKFHVELEQELAELHQKDAALLFSSCFVANDSTLFTLAKILPGCTIYSDAGNHASMIQGIRNSGAAKFVFRHNDPDHLKKLLKESNPKIPKIVAFETVHSMDGAICPLEELCDVAHQYGALTFVDEVHAVGLYGSRGAGIGERDGVMHKIDIVSGTLGKAFGCVGGYIASSSDLVDMIRSYAAGFIFTTSLPPMVLSGALESVQLLKGEEGQALRRAHQRNVKHMRQLLMDRGLPVIPCPSHIIPIRVGDAALNSKICDLLLSKHGIYVQAINYPTVPRGEELLRLAPSPHHSPQMMDDFVEKLLVAWTEVGLPLQDVSMAACNFCHRPVHFELMSEWERSYFGNMGPQYVTTYA; the protein is encoded by the exons ATGCCAGGTCCTGACTCACAGCACCCACCCGTCGTTCGTTCGTTCGTCCTCAGTGCAGGGCAACAG GACTTCGGGCTCAGTATGGTAGCAGCAGTCATGTTGCTACAGTGCTGTCCGGTGTTTTCCCGGGGCCACATAGGCCTCCTGGGCAAGATGATAAAGACTCACCAGTTCCTGTTTGGTATTGGACGCTGTCCTATCCTGACCACCCAAGGACAAACTAGTTCTCAAATCCACCTTAAGGCAACCAAGGCTGGAAGAG ACTCTCCATCTTGGGCCAAGAGCCACTGTCCCTTTATGCTGTCAGAACTCCAGGATGGGAAGAGCAAGATTGTGCAGAAGGCAGCTCCAGAAGTCCAGGAGGATGTAAAGACTTTCAAGACAG GGAACGATGTTTTTGATTATGACCAGTTTTTCAGGCACAAGATCATGGAGAAGAAACAGGACCACACCTACCGTGTGTTCAAGACTGTAAACCGCTGGGCTGATGCATACCCCTTTGCCCAACACTTTTCTGAGGCCTCTGTGGCCTCAAAGGATGTGTCTGTCTGGTGCAGTAATGATTATCTAGGCATGAGCCGACACCCTCGGGTTTTGCAAGCTACACA GGAGACCCTGCAGCGTCATGGAGCTGGAGCTGGTGGTACTCGCAATATCTCAGGTACCAGTAAGTTTCATGTGGAGCTGGAGCAGGAGCTGGCTGAGCTGCACCAAAAAGACGCAGCCCTactcttctcttcctgctttgtgGCCAATGACTCTACTCTATTCACCCTGGCAAAGATCCTGCCAG GGTGCACGATTTACTCAGATGCAGGCAATCATGCTTCAATGATCCAAGGTATCCGCAACAGTGGAGCAGCCAAGTTTGTCTTCAGGCACAATGACCCTGACCACCTGAAGAAACTTCTAAAAGAGTCCAACCCTAAGATACCTAAAATTGTGGCCTTTGAGACCGTTCACTCCATGGATG GTGCCATCTGTCCCCTTGAGGAGTTGTGTGATGTGGCCCACCAGTACGGAGCTCTGACCTTCGTGGATGAGGTTCACGCTGTAGGACTATATGGGTCCCGGGGTGCTGGGATTGGGGAGCGTGATGGAGTTATGCACAAGATTGACATTGTCTCTGGAACTCTTG GCAAGGCCTTTGGCTGTGTGGGGGGCTACATCGCCAGCTCCAGTGACTTGGTGGACATGATACGCTCCTATGCTGCTGGCTTCATCTTCACCACCTCACTCCCTCCCATGGTGCTCTCTGGAGCTCTGGAATCTGTGCAGCTTCTCAAGGGAGAGGAGGGCCAAGCCCTGAGGCGAGCCCACCAGCGAAATGTCAAGCACATGCGCCAGCTACTAATGGACAGGGGACTTCCTGTcatcccctgccccagccacatCATCCCTATCCGG GTGGGTGATGCAGCATTGAACAGCAAGATCTGTGATCTCCTGCTCTCCAAGCATGGTATCTATGTGCAGGCCATCAACTACCCAACTGTCCCCCGAGGTGAAGAGCTGCTGCGCCtggcaccctccccccaccacagccCTCAGATGATGGATGACTTTGTGG AGAAGCTGCTGGTAGCCTGGACTGAGGTGGGGCTGCCTCTCCAGGATGTGTCTATGGCTGCCTGCAATTTCTGTCACCGGCCTGTGCACTTTGAGCTTATGAGTGAGTGGGAACGCTCCTACTTTGGAAACATGGGGCCCCAGTATGTCACCACCTATGCCTGA